In Lycium ferocissimum isolate CSIRO_LF1 chromosome 7, AGI_CSIRO_Lferr_CH_V1, whole genome shotgun sequence, the sequence GCTTTAACAATAAGTATATGGTGAACTTTTGGGTCAGAGATATTTGTGTGGTGCACTGATCTCAAGTGGTTTTAATCTTTTACAGTAAACACAATGTTGTCATGGAGTTAGGATCAGCCTATATAGCTAAGCAGCTCGAGGACTCATATTCTTTCacccatttttcttcttctgctCCTAAGCTGTGTTCAATCAATCATCTACGATAAGTAAATTGTTGTCGATTTATCCTATCAGAGTTCAAAAGTAGTCCCATCTATCAAAATGACTCGGGGACTCATTTCCTTTCACCTATATGTTTTCTTCCGCCTCATTAGCAGTCATCGATTAAACGAACGAATTTGCCAATATTTGCTAGGACTCAAACAATTCATATGGTCTTAATCAAAGTACTGGTCATCCACTAAAAGGTGCCACATCTTAAACAGGCCCTAAATCACCTTCTTATAAGAAGAAAtaattattagcttttgttgagtGCTGAACTGGGCACAGAAAATGAACTGCCTGTGCAAAGAAATATGATTATAACTTAACTAGAGAGTCCACCGGCTGTAATATTTGAACGATTAGGTTAACTGGAAAATCATGTTAACTGGATAGAAGCAGCAAAAATCAATGATATTTCAGTCATTGTGTATTCTCAAGTATCAAGTCTGGAAATTAATGGCACGAACCCAAGGACATGGAATTCAAACAACCTACCTTGATTCTCCAGCAAGCTGAAACCCTTATCCCATCCGGGTAAATACTTATCAGCGTTAGCTTTCCAATTTTGTTCAAAGTCGCCAAGCTCGTCTAAATGTAAATCAAATACCATTAGATATCTCCTCTAACTCAAAAGGCATGGCATCTATCATGTTGTTGAAATGGAAATACCTTCATTGAGATTGTGCAACGTCTGCAGTGTGTCCTCTCGCCCATCTGAACTATGCTTTTCTGTGACAGAATGGCCCTGCATAAAGCTCACGGATATAATCAGGACAACAATACAATCTCTACTCAATTTTTATTTCTACCAAGGGATAACAAACGAGgcagttcatttttttttttttaagagaaagTAATTGTATTATAGAGCAAACAAGGCAACTTAGTAGAATTCGATGTCCTGACAAACACCTAAAAGAAGAATTTCAATCTCGAAAAGAGTTTAGTAGTTTACATCTGAATAACCTAATAAGTTAAAGAGGACCAATGAACAGTGCcctttaattatacatttattaagaAGAGAAATACCTTCTCATGAATCCCTTTGGAAATTGTGTGCAGGGACTCGCCAATTGTCTTATCGTCTTCTTTCATTTCTGCTAGAACCACCTGAGCAGTATAACAAAAACATTGCAATTTGTTTAAACAATGTACTAATAATCATACAAGAAGCAAGAGTAGCTACTTCTCTGATCCCGATAAAAACTACTCACCCCATCAGGACCAGTAATTCTTCCTTCCGAGCAAGTGTAGTACATCCCATTAAAACCACCATAAGCAACTCTGCGGTAGCTGAAACCGTGGCTCCCTATAAATTAAATTCACAAAAATTCAAACAATAACTACTACACATCAACCTCAAACACGTTGGTATCGGCTATATGAATTTGCACTTTCATTCAAGCTCGTTTCTTATcatcaacatactaaataaaataaagtgtgaaatataagttttatatatatatatatacactactactactactactactaataataataataataataataacaacaataagaataacaataacaacaacaataataataatgatattaaaaGTTCTCTAATAAGTCTAAAACCTATCCTCAACTAGTAGCTATCAGCCTATCACCTATTTGGACGAAAATATGAATTCTATAATTTCACacacaaaaaattgaattttatgtttaaagtAAAACCAGGTAAGCTAATTGAACTCTAAGTTAAAGAATAGCACTAACCGTTGGATTTTTTACTTGGTTTCTTGTTCTTAACAACCAAGTCTTTACTTGGTTCAGAATTTTCCTGAGCCTGTCCACCATCACCTTCAGGATTTAGCTCTTCAATGGTAA encodes:
- the LOC132064051 gene encoding uncharacterized protein LOC132064051; translated protein: MSKLFGGKDPFDDPFFKEPFGGWFGWNDPFDGQQGAGKQITIEELNPEGDGGQAQENSEPSKDLVVKNKKPSKKSNGSHGFSYRRVAYGGFNGMYYTCSEGRITGPDGVVLAEMKEDDKTIGESLHTISKGIHEKGHSVTEKHSSDGREDTLQTLHNLNEDELGDFEQNWKANADKYLPGWDKGFSLLENQGSISSLWDDLANWKGLGGWAHSALEYYGNAEPVEQAGESGEDSSRRARRIVPVE